Proteins from one Cicer arietinum cultivar CDC Frontier isolate Library 1 chromosome 3, Cicar.CDCFrontier_v2.0, whole genome shotgun sequence genomic window:
- the LOC101495523 gene encoding glycerol-3-phosphate dehydrogenase [NAD(+)] GPDHC1, cytosolic, producing MVGSIMGMMSNNTCSNGSSQNCNNNGLEDKLDEFRRLIGKSNGDPLRIVSVGAGAWGSVFASLLQDSYGQFRDKVQIRIWRRSGRAVDRSTAEHLFEVINSREDVLRRLIRRCAYLKYVEARLGDRTLFADEILKDGFCLNMIDTPVSPLKVVTNLQEAVWDADIVVNGLPSTETREIFEEISKYWKERITVPIIISLSKGIEAALEPVPHIVTPTKMIHQATGVPVENILYLGGPNIASEIHNKEYANARICGAEKWRKHLAKFLRQPHFIVWDNSDLVTHEVMGGLKNVYAIGAGMVASLTNESATSKSVYFAHCTSEMIFITHLLTEEPEKLAGPLLADTYVTLLKGRNAWYGQMLAKGELSPDMGDSISGKGMIQGVSAVEAFFELLSQSSLNVLHPEEKKPVAPVELCPILKTLYKILILREQSTQAILKALRDENLNDPRERIAIAQSHAFYRPSLLGQQ from the exons ATGGTAGGAAGCATTATGGGAATGATGAGTAATAACACATGCTCAAATGGGTCATCTCAGAATTGTAATAATAATGGTTTAGAGGATAAGCTTGATGAGTTTAGGAGACTAATTGGGAAGAGTAATGGTGACCCTTTGAGAATTGTGAGTGTTGGAGCTGGTGCTTGGGGAAGTGTTTTTGCATCCCTTTTACAAGATAGTTATGGCCAATTTAGAGACAAAGTACAAATAAGGATATGGAGAAGATCAGGTAGAGCAGTTGATAGATCAACAGCTGAACATCTCTTTGAAGTTATCAACTCAAGAGAAGATGTTTTGAGGAGGTTGATAAGACGTTGTGCTTATCTTAAATATGTTGAGGCTAGGCTTGGTGATAGGACACTTTTTGCTGATGAGATTCTTAAagatggattttgtttgaacaTGATTGATACTCCTGTTTCTCCTTTGAAAGTTGTCACTAATTTGCAAGAAGCTGTTTGGGATGCTGATATTGTTGTTAATGGTTTGCCTTCAACTGAGACTCGTGAGATTTTTGAAGAGATTAGTAAATATTGGAAGGAGAGGATCACTGTTCCTATAATCATTTCTTTGTCTAAAGGTATTGAGGCTGCATTGGAGCCTGTTCCTCATATTGTTACTCCCACAAAAATGATTCATCAAGCAA CTGGAGTGCCTGTGGAAAACATACTTTATCTTGGTGGTCCTAACATTGCCTCAGAAATCCACAACAAGGAGTATGCCAATGCTAGAATATGTGGAGCTGAGAAATGGAGGAAACATTTAGCAAAGTTTCTCAGACAACCACATTTTATTGTATGGGACAATAGTGACCTTGTCACCCATGAGGTTATGGGTGGCTTGAAAAATGTCTATGCAATTGGAGCTG GAATGGTAGCATCCCTTACCAATGAGAGTGCTACTAGCAAATCTGTGTACTTTGCACACTGTACATCAGAGATGATATTCATCACTCACTTGTTAACTGAAGAGCCTGAGAAACTTGCTGGACCATTACTAGCTGACACTTACGTCACCTTGTTAAAAGGTCGTAACGCGTGGTACGGTCAGATGTTAGCTAAGGGTGAGCTAAGCCCTGACATGGGTGATAGCATTAGTGGCAAAGGAATGATTCAg GGAGTATCTGCAGTGGAGGCATTCTTTGAACTTTTGAGCCAATCAAGCCTGAATGTGTTGCatcctgaagaaaaaaaacctgTTGCTCCTGTTGAGCTCTGCCCTATCTTGAAGACACTCtacaaaatattgatattaag GGAACAATCAACACAAGCTATTCTAAAAGCTCTGAGGGATGAAAATCTGAACGATCCGCGAGAACGTATCGCAATTGCACAAAGCCATGCTTTCTACAGGCCTTCACTTCTTGGACAACAGTGA